The nucleotide sequence CTTCATCTACACGAAGTAAAGGGATTCGAGACACATAACCTGACGTAATCATATTGGAACGAATCATAACACCTCTTACTAGATACGTCACCAAACCAGAATTCAAATATGCCAATAACCACCATGCTTCTTCATCCTCACAAATAATGTTCGCATTCACCCCGTAGGTTGCATTCTCGGGTAAGCGACATGCCGTGAACGCTACTCCCATCGAGGAGCAGGTGATTCCAGGTTGAAACAATAAAGGCTTATTTCGAACCATAAAATTCTTAATCTCTTTATCGAATTTCAAAAAATCCTTGTGCAAATATAATTGATTACCCGTGTAAAAACGATTTTTCCCCGGGTTTTTATAAAATGGGATGGTGAACGGATCCTTTCTTTCTTTCGATAGATATAACTCATCTTTCCCTGTTGAAATCCCCGTAATACATTTGAACGCTTCACCCAGTCGTTCTTCGGAAAAAAGAACTTTAATGTCATCCGGACACTCAATAATAAACTCGTCATTGTCATTTAGATTCGTTAATACAATATCCTCTAACGTGTATTGCCTCGCTATACCTGTTTCGTAATCATCAAGCTGCCTAGCAAGTTGTGCTTGAAATACTTTTTTATTTGAAGGACGATTAGCAATCGAAATTCCTTCCTGAAACTTCTTCCCTTTTTGCAAAATGATAATGCTTGTCCTCACATCCGCATCTTGTTCATGAAACAAATCAATCGGACACATCGTGATTTCATGGATTGTACATTCTTGCAAAATTTTTCTTCTCAAATCTGTATGTGCCTTGGCTGTGAAGAAAGAATCGTACGTGATTAAGCCGATGACAGCTCCTTCTTTCGCGACATCTATAATTGCGGAAAAGAACATACTATACATGTTGTGCACGCCAACATCGTCAAACAAGTTCTTCAATGCTGTCTTGTTATTTTTTATATAATCCACTTCATGGCAGTTATAAGGTGGGTTAGCAATAATATAATCATAGTCTAATTCTGCTTTTGCATGGCTTTCCTTTAGAAGGTCATCCATTGTTAGCTGAGTATGTTCTGCGTTTCTTTTTGTCTCCTCATAGAAAGCAACAAAATCTCTTTGAATAAAATGACATTTGTAATTTTCTTTATGACGAAAAACATCAATGCCATCAACCTGTTTCCCTCTAGCAAAAAATGTTTCTAACAGCTCTTCCTTTCCCACACATGGATCCAATACCTTGTCACCATCTGGCTTTAGAACAAGAAGGCGATTGCTTATATAATTGGCAACGAAAGCCGGGGTAAAGTAGTAGCCTAATTCTCTTCGATCGATGTTATCTTTTTCTATTACTTTGACATGTCTACCCATTACAATCTCCTCCTATCTAAAAAGTATAATACACCATCTTTCATATAGCCATGAAAGGATACTCGAACACAAGTAAACCAGGATTCGCGCTTCCTGAATCCTGGTTTTCCTCTATACCCTCTTCATCGTTATACTTTGACGCTTCAAGTTATTATCATAATATACAAGCTCAAATGTATCCTCGCTTGTCACATAAATTATAAAGTTCCGTTTAACTGGTTCCTCTGAAACAACTGGTTCTACACTATCCCCTTCTTCATCAACCGTGACCGGGTAGAGATATAATTTATACGAGTTTTTATCCAGTTTTTCAAACTTATAGTTCATGATGTCAGGGATTTCATCTGCATTGACTATATGGTTTTCCAAAGCTAAATAGCCATCATCAGAAAAACTCATACGTACTAATAGTTGTGGACCATCCATAATCGTTTCTTCATAGGCTTCCCAGTCCCCATCTAATATTGGTACTTGTACTAAGTTTTCCTCTTTTGGATGCTGCAGAGGCATAAATTTATAGATGAAGTCATAAAGCTCCATGTCCATACTGTCATACGTCTCTTCTTTTAGCGACTTAAAGTCTTTATAATAAGGAGCCCGAATATCATTAGGATTATACTTGAGCAATGCCTCGGAAACAACAAAGTGGTAGGAGCCTTTATAGTAGTGGTAGCCTTGGTAGTATGCGAACTCATCCCCATTCGGATTTTCCACTTGTGATACGACCATTGCTTCTTCAATACTCCGAAACCCCATCATAACTCCATCCGGGTTAATCATCGTTAAGTTTTTATATAACGTTCCATCTGCTTCTTCATATTCTTTAAAATTACTATATTCCGATTCGTATGTAACAATTGGATACTTCATCTCACCAGGCTTATATTCATCTACTTTTGTCGGTTGCTTTTCCCTTTCTGTATTTTCCCTTTCCGTTTCATCTGGTTTTGCACCCGGCTCTTTCACACCTTCTTCTTGTGCGCTTGCCTCTTGTTCAGAAGGTACTTCCATTATTTTATCCTTAATACCAGGAATAACTAATACAACTCCCACGACAATGAGTAAAAATCCCGTTATTGCCATAGATATAGCCGCTATAGGAAATGAATCATTTTTCTTGATTTGCCTCATTATCAACAAAACGATAGATGTAATGAGCAATACTAATCCGATGCCTAAAAAGATCAAAGTTAGATTATACACTGTTAGAGCTCCTTTGGGTTTATGTATAAAAATGCTGACAAGATATAATACCATTTTTTCTGCTGTTTTTAATAGTTTATTTTATCTCTCACATAAAAAAAGCCCACCTCCATAAAAAAGGTGGGTTCGCTTAACAGTAAACTTAGTTATTTACAGCCATTCTTCCCAGTGGTCCATCTTCTTTCAAGATATCTTGAAGATCATAGACGGAAATTGGGAACATAGGGAATCCAAAAACATAAGGCGTTATCTCATACAGTTGGAAGTAAATAATCAATGCTTTATCCGCTATATAAAAATCTTGATTTGGTTCAATTTTAGTGAAATCATCTAGCAGCTGAATATCCCTCTCTTTTATCTGCTCTTTAATTAAAGTAGACAGCCTTTCCACATAGTTGCTACCGGGCTTAAACAAATCGCTAAGTTTACATAGCTTTCCTTCTTCCAAATCAAACGTTAACGACTTTATATAGGTCATCCCATGGGCTGCTTGTTTATGATAAGTGTAATTAGAAAGAGATAAACTTAACACCTGACGTTGGTTATTTTTAATTTCGTATTGACCTATCACTTCTTCCACAGACGTAGGTATATCGCCATATTGCAGGTCGATTAGCTCCTGTGTTCCCTCCACAATTTTTTTATTTATATAGCTTAGTAAGGAATAGTTTTTTATTCCATATATCTGTGGGTAATAAACGGTCTTTTTCGGTCCTTCACTAATGACTTCCGTTTTAATATTTACCGGTAAAAAATCAAGCATCTTCCTCACCCTTTTCACGTTTATTATCCAGTGTATTCTTAAAAAAGATGGGCGTGTTAAAAGTAATAGAAGTATCTAATTCCTTTGTTTAAAATTACCAATTTATTTTCTTTAAAGTGAGAGAAAATACTAGCAAAAACAAAGGAGATTTTCATCATGAAATATAACAAACTTACTTTTATTATTCCTATTATGTTGTTACTAGTTGCATGTAACAACAACGATCAGGCGGGTGAGAATAACCCACATGACAACAATCTCAATATTTCTAGTTTGAGAACCGATTCAAACAGCCAAAATTATCCGGAAACGGAACCCGTAAAAATTCAAGATAAGAAGTACGAGTTTAGAACAAAACCGGGACAAGGTGCACCAAACAAACAGCAAGGTATGAACCAACAACAACCAAAAAATCAATCCAATCAAGGTGCGTCGCCACAAGCCCAGCAACAGTCTAATAAGAAAGCTCCACAAAACAATCAAGGGGCACATGAATTTGTCACTGCTGTCATAGAGCTAACCAATGCAGAAAGACAGAAGGAAGGCTTACCACCTTTAGAAGCATATCCTGAATTAAACAATGTAGCAGATACCAAGGCACAAGATATGAATGACAAGGGCTATTTTTCACATACAAGTCCAACTTACGGATCTCCGTTTGATATGATGCGGGACTTCGGCATTACTTATCAAGCTGCTGGTGAAAATATTGCGCAAGGTCAACGTACCCCAGAAGATGTCGTCAATGCTTGGATGAATAGTGAAGGACACCGCGCGAATATTCTAGATCAGAATTTCACGCATATTGGTGTCGGTTTTGAACAAGCTGGAAATCAGTGGGTGCAGATGTTTGTGAAAAAGTAAAAAATAAAATAAATATTACTTATTCAAAAAGTAGAGCCGTGTATGTACTTAGCACGGCTTTTTTTATTTCGGAACGCTTAAAAGTAGATCTCC is from Radiobacillus kanasensis and encodes:
- a CDS encoding CAP domain-containing protein, which encodes MKYNKLTFIIPIMLLLVACNNNDQAGENNPHDNNLNISSLRTDSNSQNYPETEPVKIQDKKYEFRTKPGQGAPNKQQGMNQQQPKNQSNQGASPQAQQQSNKKAPQNNQGAHEFVTAVIELTNAERQKEGLPPLEAYPELNNVADTKAQDMNDKGYFSHTSPTYGSPFDMMRDFGITYQAAGENIAQGQRTPEDVVNAWMNSEGHRANILDQNFTHIGVGFEQAGNQWVQMFVKK
- a CDS encoding DUF3298 and DUF4163 domain-containing protein, with amino-acid sequence MLDFLPVNIKTEVISEGPKKTVYYPQIYGIKNYSLLSYINKKIVEGTQELIDLQYGDIPTSVEEVIGQYEIKNNQRQVLSLSLSNYTYHKQAAHGMTYIKSLTFDLEEGKLCKLSDLFKPGSNYVERLSTLIKEQIKERDIQLLDDFTKIEPNQDFYIADKALIIYFQLYEITPYVFGFPMFPISVYDLQDILKEDGPLGRMAVNN
- a CDS encoding N-6 DNA methylase: MGRHVKVIEKDNIDRRELGYYFTPAFVANYISNRLLVLKPDGDKVLDPCVGKEELLETFFARGKQVDGIDVFRHKENYKCHFIQRDFVAFYEETKRNAEHTQLTMDDLLKESHAKAELDYDYIIANPPYNCHEVDYIKNNKTALKNLFDDVGVHNMYSMFFSAIIDVAKEGAVIGLITYDSFFTAKAHTDLRRKILQECTIHEITMCPIDLFHEQDADVRTSIIILQKGKKFQEGISIANRPSNKKVFQAQLARQLDDYETGIARQYTLEDIVLTNLNDNDEFIIECPDDIKVLFSEERLGEAFKCITGISTGKDELYLSKERKDPFTIPFYKNPGKNRFYTGNQLYLHKDFLKFDKEIKNFMVRNKPLLFQPGITCSSMGVAFTACRLPENATYGVNANIICEDEEAWWLLAYLNSGLVTYLVRGVMIRSNMITSGYVSRIPLLRVDEAAKSKLGEFARTAHERAREGKSFQDVLENINDFVYKQAGISNETIAMIKRFNEDLIANT